In one Marinomonas maritima genomic region, the following are encoded:
- a CDS encoding LysR family transcriptional regulator has product MNTKQLRFFLKTAEINSIAAAARALDVAQPSITLQIENLEHELGAKLFNRSFRGVVLTESGLIFKAHAESIIRQVEQAKFDVHQFEREPTGQLSIGMTQPIGNIISVPLLALVEQHYPQIKLELYTGLSYSLSNQLLAGEIDVAISSPDGSDLSQMRQEKLFREKLFISMGCDPKVPSHKALRAKSTITFAELANHEVIVTGERDSLGYILRQYEAKTGIRVPHKPAFGQLMTTLRYVMDGYGILLSPTSAFYHLQKTDQIHALEIVEPTLWRDVYISTSQSRPETAILRAVVPLIHQVTQQECEAGRWQGDICDPTA; this is encoded by the coding sequence ATGAATACTAAACAGTTACGATTTTTTCTTAAAACCGCGGAGATTAATAGCATCGCAGCCGCGGCGCGGGCATTAGATGTGGCTCAACCAAGTATTACGCTGCAGATTGAAAATTTAGAGCATGAGCTTGGCGCGAAATTGTTTAATCGCAGCTTTCGTGGTGTGGTATTGACAGAAAGCGGATTGATTTTTAAAGCACATGCAGAGTCGATTATTCGCCAAGTCGAACAGGCGAAGTTTGATGTGCATCAATTCGAAAGAGAGCCTACCGGTCAGTTGTCTATAGGCATGACTCAACCTATAGGAAATATTATTTCTGTTCCCTTATTGGCTTTGGTTGAGCAGCACTATCCTCAGATCAAGTTGGAACTCTATACTGGATTATCTTATAGCTTGTCTAATCAACTGTTGGCAGGAGAAATTGATGTGGCTATATCATCTCCAGATGGCAGTGACTTAAGCCAAATGCGTCAAGAAAAACTGTTTCGAGAAAAACTTTTTATTTCCATGGGCTGCGATCCGAAAGTGCCATCACACAAAGCGCTAAGAGCGAAGTCGACGATTACTTTTGCCGAGTTGGCGAACCACGAAGTCATTGTGACAGGGGAGCGGGATTCATTAGGTTATATCTTGCGTCAGTATGAAGCAAAGACTGGGATCAGGGTGCCTCACAAACCTGCTTTCGGGCAATTGATGACGACGCTGCGTTATGTAATGGATGGGTATGGTATTTTATTGTCACCCACTTCAGCTTTTTATCATTTACAAAAGACGGATCAGATTCATGCTTTGGAGATCGTGGAACCGACATTATGGCGAGATGTATATATATCGACCTCGCAGAGCCGCCCTGAAACAGCGATACTAAGAGCGGTTGTTCCGCTGATTCACCAAGTAACTCAGCAAGAGTGTGAGGCTGGTCGGTGGCAAGGTGATATTTGTGATCCTACCGCGTAA
- a CDS encoding NUDIX hydrolase: MRYCPQCGHAVEMTIPAGDNRVRAVCPSCEYIDYDNPRIITGTIPLYKGRLLLCRRNIEPRLGFWTLPAGFMENQETTSEGALRETLEESGSIAVCKQAFSMISIPHINQVHLFYLAELERDDFHTTEESSEVALFDLDNIPWDELAFSSVSRTIKLFIEDHKNEHYGFHEETIFMSS; encoded by the coding sequence ATGAGATACTGCCCGCAATGCGGTCATGCCGTAGAAATGACAATCCCGGCTGGAGACAATCGTGTTAGAGCGGTATGCCCAAGTTGCGAGTATATAGATTATGACAACCCTAGAATCATCACAGGAACAATCCCCTTGTATAAAGGGCGACTTTTGTTGTGTCGACGTAATATCGAACCGCGCTTAGGTTTCTGGACACTGCCTGCAGGTTTTATGGAAAACCAAGAAACCACCAGTGAAGGCGCATTAAGAGAAACACTGGAGGAAAGCGGATCAATCGCTGTCTGTAAGCAAGCCTTCAGTATGATCAGCATCCCTCATATTAATCAAGTTCACTTGTTCTATCTTGCAGAGTTAGAGCGTGATGACTTCCACACCACAGAAGAAAGTTCTGAAGTGGCGCTTTTTGATCTAGATAATATTCCTTGGGATGAGCTCGCATTCAGCAGCGTCAGTAGAACAATAAAGCTATTCATTGAAGATCATAAGAATGAACACTACGGGTTTCATGAAGAAACCATTTTCATGAGTTCATAA
- a CDS encoding TRAP transporter substrate-binding protein — protein sequence MMNFKKSLLCVTAGAVLSLSATAAETTLRVATWLPPTNPQNETVWPIWAKWVEEATEGRVEVIVENYTGHPKTIFDAVEDGVYDVGFSVNAYLPGRFSLTSVAEIPGEITDAETGSVALWRTYKNYFESAGEYDGLQLLALFVHGPGQLHTKFPVNSLDDLKGKKMRVGGGLINDLAERLEVTPVAAPAPKSYEMMQQGVVDGTFLPVQEQKFLRLSEISSDLTLFPRGLYTTAFSVVMNVDTFESLSKKDQDAIISVSGEKLSRLAGAAWGKADENGILEAKSNGVNVVFLAEDDQRVKDLNKLAKGIDQLWMDSVKDRDVDVEAGLAAFRQYVKDINSEK from the coding sequence ATGATGAATTTTAAGAAGAGCCTACTTTGTGTCACCGCAGGCGCTGTACTTTCTCTTTCCGCCACGGCCGCTGAAACGACGTTACGTGTGGCGACTTGGTTGCCACCGACTAATCCACAAAATGAGACGGTTTGGCCGATATGGGCAAAGTGGGTAGAAGAAGCAACAGAGGGTCGTGTTGAGGTTATTGTTGAGAACTACACAGGACACCCGAAGACGATTTTTGATGCAGTAGAGGATGGCGTCTATGACGTTGGTTTTAGTGTGAATGCTTATCTTCCGGGCCGATTCTCGCTTACCAGTGTGGCTGAAATTCCTGGTGAAATCACAGACGCCGAAACTGGGTCAGTGGCATTATGGAGAACATACAAAAATTATTTTGAATCGGCTGGTGAATATGATGGTTTGCAGTTGTTGGCTTTATTTGTTCACGGCCCGGGGCAACTTCATACCAAATTCCCTGTTAACTCGCTGGACGATTTAAAAGGTAAAAAAATGCGTGTTGGCGGCGGTTTGATCAATGACCTTGCTGAACGTTTAGAGGTAACGCCAGTTGCAGCGCCTGCTCCTAAGTCGTATGAAATGATGCAGCAAGGCGTTGTTGATGGTACTTTCTTGCCAGTGCAGGAGCAAAAGTTTCTCCGTTTGAGTGAAATAAGCTCTGATTTGACCTTATTTCCTAGAGGCCTATACACAACGGCGTTTAGTGTTGTTATGAATGTTGACACATTTGAAAGTCTGAGTAAAAAAGACCAAGACGCTATAATAAGCGTTTCTGGTGAGAAACTATCTAGACTGGCTGGTGCTGCTTGGGGTAAAGCAGATGAAAATGGTATCTTGGAAGCCAAATCTAATGGCGTCAATGTGGTGTTCCTGGCCGAAGATGATCAACGAGTAAAAGATCTTAATAAATTGGCAAAAGGCATTGATCAGCTTTGGATGGATTCAGTAAAAGATCGTGATGTTGATGTAGAAGCCGGATTGGCAGCATTTCGTCAATACGTGAAGGACATTAACAGCGAAAAGTAA
- a CDS encoding 2-dehydropantoate 2-reductase, producing MKICIVGVGAIGGFIGARLATNSQFTVNALARGESLRALNEHGWRLEQDGEIIQRPCVAAESAVVLGLQDVIFIALKTPALAQVLPTLAPLINENTLIVSAMNGIPWWFFRDLEEQSNLPFHSVNPKGAHNLAVPYKNIIGLVVHAAATRTKPGFIQHKAGNHLLIGEPEGGKSARVQALADTLTKVGFDCHHSSNIRSEIWFKLWGNMTTNPISAITGATADKILQDPLVRKYCSAVMNEAAILGEQIGCQINEDPESRHEGTEKLGAFKTSMLQDVENGRAIELDSILGIVYELAQRLEISTPNIESLFGLTRLFAKTKGLYDQ from the coding sequence ATGAAAATATGTATCGTAGGCGTTGGCGCTATCGGCGGTTTTATTGGCGCTCGTCTTGCTACAAACAGCCAGTTCACTGTTAATGCATTGGCTCGCGGTGAAAGCCTACGTGCGCTCAACGAACATGGTTGGCGATTAGAACAAGACGGAGAGATCATTCAACGACCTTGTGTTGCTGCAGAATCCGCTGTCGTATTAGGCCTTCAAGACGTTATCTTCATCGCGTTAAAAACGCCAGCTCTAGCGCAAGTTCTACCAACCTTAGCCCCTCTTATTAATGAAAATACACTGATTGTTTCTGCTATGAATGGCATTCCTTGGTGGTTTTTCCGAGATCTTGAAGAACAATCCAACCTTCCCTTTCACTCCGTGAACCCTAAAGGCGCTCACAATCTAGCAGTTCCCTACAAAAATATTATTGGCCTAGTCGTCCATGCCGCCGCCACACGCACGAAACCTGGCTTTATTCAACATAAGGCAGGCAATCATCTGCTTATTGGGGAGCCAGAAGGCGGGAAGTCGGCCAGAGTTCAAGCGCTTGCAGACACGCTCACTAAAGTGGGTTTTGACTGCCATCATTCATCGAATATTCGCTCTGAAATTTGGTTTAAATTGTGGGGCAACATGACCACAAACCCAATCAGTGCAATAACCGGCGCAACAGCGGATAAAATCCTTCAAGACCCCCTCGTTCGAAAGTATTGCTCTGCCGTTATGAATGAAGCAGCTATTTTAGGCGAGCAGATTGGTTGTCAGATCAATGAAGACCCAGAGAGCCGTCACGAAGGCACAGAAAAGCTAGGGGCGTTTAAAACCTCCATGCTACAAGACGTAGAAAACGGTCGCGCCATAGAACTAGACTCTATTCTAGGCATCGTTTATGAACTCGCACAAAGACTTGAAATAAGTACGCCTAACATTGAATCTCTGTTTGGCTTAACCAGGTTATTTGCAAAAACAAAAGGTTTATACGATCAATAA